AACAAATGGGGCCTATCTGTTGAACAGTGAAGCGATTTTTAAAAATGGAAGTGCGAATATGGATATGGGAAATATGAAAATGTAAGCTATTTTAACGGACATGAATCTGGTGCATAGTTTTTGAGTTTCAGGAACTTATTAAATTGCTGTACCTTTGAATTAAGAATGGATAAGATTGTTGTATTTAAAGTTTTCTATAATCCTATAGAAGCCAATATTGTAAAATCGAGATTAATAGATGCCGGAATTCAGTGCTTTTTATCTGATGAGCATACGATTACGCTTAACCCTCTCTATACACAAGCTCTTGGAGGGGTAAAACTCCATCTTTTTCAAAGGGATGCTGCTATGGCTGGAAGTATACTGGAAGAAACAATTCCAGCCATAGAAGAATCAGGAGAAGGTGACGGAGAATATGTTTGTCCCAATTGTGGGTCTCATCATGTCGGTTACGTTCAGGCAACTAAAAAGCGGTTCAGTATCTTAACGATGTTCGTTTCAATATTATTTATGGTTACCCGTTTAATGTGAGGAAAGTCCATCATTGTTTTGACTGTCTGCATGAGTACTGATAGTTTTGTTATCCCCGTTTTTTATATATGCTCATCGCAAAGAAACAGGCCACAAACATAATTCCTGTGCACCAGGCGAGAGCTATCCATATTTCATTGCCCACCGGCTGATTTGACAGCAGCGCACGGATAGTTTCCACGATGGATGTGACAGGTTGATTTTCAGCAAAAGCACGAACACCCGCTGGCATTGATCTGGTTGGTACAAATGCGGAGCTGATTAAAGGCAGAAAGTGAATCGGATAAGCAATGGCAATTGCACCATCTACTGATTTTGCAGACAATCCCGCAATCGCAGCGATCCAGGTCAGGGCCAATGTGAAAAGTGCGAGTATACCGGACACGGCGAGCCATGATAATACTCCGGCCGGTGAACGGAAACCCATCAGAAGGGCTACAATAATGATTACAATAACTGATATAACGTTGGATACCAATGAGGTCATGACATGTCCCCAAAGCGCAGCCGAACGGGCAATTGGCATGGAATGAAAGCGCTCGAATATTCCCCGCTGCACATCGGTAAACAAGCGGAAGGAAGTATAACCCACACTGTTTGCAACAGCAATTAACATTATACCAGGCAGCAGGTAATTTACATAGTTGTCTGTTCCGGTCTGAATTGCACCGCCCAGCACATAGACGAACAACAACATTAATGCAACAGGCATGATAGTAACCGTAACGATGGTATCCATGCTGCGAAGAATATGGCGCATGGACCGTCCAAGCATTACACCCATATCCATAAGAAAATAACTTTTTGTCGTTTCCATTTAGTTTTCCTCCTTTTTACCAACAATGGCAAGAAATATCTCCTCCAGTGTCGGCTGTTTTTCAATATACTCTACTTTTGCAGTCGGGAACAGCTTTTTGAGCTCCGCAAGTGTGCCATTGGCGATAATTCTACCTTCATGCAGAATAGCAATCTGATCCGCAAGCTGTTCGGCCTCATCCAGATGCTGGGTGGTCAGGAATACTGTCATACCGCTATCGGCAAGCTCTCTGACAATCTGCCAAAACTCAATGCGTACTTCCGGGTCAAGTCCGGTGGTTGGTTCATCAAGGAAGATGAGCTGCGGTTTTCCTACAAGGCTCATGGCAATGTCAAGTCTGCGGCGCATTCCTCCCGAATAGGTAGAAACCCTGCGATCTGCGGCAACCGTCAAACCGAAACGTTTCAGCAGATCGTCTGTCACCTGATGAGGTTTGCTGAGATGTCTTAATCTGGCTATCATGATCAGGTTTTCCCGCCCGGTCAATATCTCATCCACAGCAACAAACTGCCCGGTCAGGCTGATTGACCGCCGAACATTATCAGGACTTGTTAAAACATCAAATCCGTTTACAATAGCGTTTCCGCTATCTTGTTTCAGCAGCGTGGTCAGGATTTTTACAATTGTTGTTTTACCTGCACCGTTGGAGCCAAGCAAGGCGAAAATACTGCCTTTTTTTACCTGGAAATTTACTTCTGTCAACACAGGTGTGTTTTTATAGGATTTTTTTAATCCTTGTGCCAAAATGGCGATTTCATTTTGCAACATAATACATTCCCTCTTTTATGATGTTAACAAGGTGATACCGGTTAAGTCTGCTTTCCCGTTTTTCAGGAATTCGAAGGTCAGCCGGTCTGCCTGACAGTCTATAAACTGAACTCCTTTCAAACTCCTGTTTTTAAAGAAAGTATGAATAAGCGTTGATTGCTGAAATATCACCCTGGTAAATCCGCAATCTTCAAAATAGCAGTCTTCCAATGTACCATTGAAGGTTGTATCGGCGATATGCGTATCAATAAAAGAGGTGCGATTCCACAGCGAATTCGTCACTGTGTTTTTCTCGAATCCGCTATATTTAAACTCCACTGCGGTAAAGTTGGTGCCAGAGAAATCGCAGCTTTTGATATGGCTTTTTGAAAATTCGGTTTCTTCCAGAGAACAATTTCTGAACAGGTTCTTGTCTAAGTGAGAATTGTGAATATGGCTGTTGCTGATATCGGAATCAGAGAAATTACAGCTGTCAACATGGTTGCCTTTTAAAAGAAGTCCTGATAAATCAGAATCAATGAACAAACAACGCTGTATGTTCGAAGAGCTGAATTTTTCATGCAGATTTTTCAGTCCGGAGAAATCTGCATCTACCCAGTTTCCATTTGACATATCCCAGCTGAGCTTTTTTCCTGATATTGCGGGACCGGACGGTAATTCACCGGATCGTTTATCCGGAGACTCAACAGATACTGGTTCGGCAGTTTCCGACTGGAAGTTTTCTGAGAAATAGTTAAGGTCAACACCCAGGATTTCTGCAAGACGATTAAAAGTTGTGATATCCGGCATCGATTCTCCGCGTTCCCACTTGCCAACTGCCTGGGAACTGATGAACAGGCGCTGTGCAAGTTCGGCCTGGGAAATGTTTATTTTCCTGCGCCCTTCTGCAATTCTGTTACCAATCATTTTAGTATTTAACATAGTTGCTATCTCTTTAGTTATTAAATGTTTATTTGATAGAACAAAGGTATTCGGATGAATTACCAGAATGAAAAAAACGCCATAACTTATAGTTGTATTTACGCTACTTGTAGTTGTTATTGACAACTACAAGTAGCATATAACGGGATATGCAGAAAATCATTGAAGGGGCAGAGCTGATGTTTAGTTTTTACTCAGACGTTCCAGAATTAAGGATGAAAAACATTTGACTCCTGTTCTGATACTTTCTTCATCAACCTCAAAACCCGGAGAGTGATTCATGGCAACCATTCCTTTATTAAAGTTGGAACCCCCAAGAAAGAAGAAAACACCAGGTATTTTCTGTTGAAAATAGGCAAAGTCATCATTGAAAAAAGGGATTTGACCATAAGCAGTAGTGACTATGCCTTTTTTATAAATGTGTTCGAGAGTTTCTGTTGCGATGCCGGTTAATTGTTTGTCATTGATAACTGTCGGATTTTCCTGGATAAATGAAACAGAAAGCAATTGATCTTTATAACCACTGGCTGCTATGACCTGCTTGATTTTAGGAATTATGTCTTTCAGCCTGGATGAATCCGTCTCATATAAATATGCTTCCAGGAGGAGCTGATCATTTTTAGAAGAGATAGTGAAATTCTGATCTACGATCAGGTAATCCCTGAAAATTGTACCGGGGTTCATCAATCCAATTTTTGGATCAACCATTTTTTGTATTTCCCAGGGCTTACTACCTGTACTTGCACGGGATAAAAAGCTGTGGATTTTTTTTGTTAATACTTTTGCTTCTTCATCCGATAATTCATTTTTTAGCATGATGCTTATTCTTTTCTGGTAGGCGAACATTTCATTGGGCTTGACCATAATTTGTCCGGCCGGTAATGCACTTACATGTAATCCATAAATCTCATCGGGACTTATTTTTGAGAGTAAACCGTTGTTAAGCATTCCTTTGGCTCCAATAAATGTCTCTTCTTCAGGTTGAAATATAAAGTATACCGTTCCGCTTAAAGAGTTTTTGTTTTTTGCAAGCACTTCAGCTATTCCCAGGGCAATGGCCATATGTATATCATGACCACAACCATGCTGAACACCTTTTCTTTTGGATTTGAAAGCTACTTTATCAGGATAATCATTAGGCAGAGCGTCCATTTCTGCTCTCCAGGCAACCTTTTTCCCTTTTTGTCCTCCTTTTAAAATTCCAAGGACACCATGACCGTAAATATTTGTATCAACTTCAAGCCCTAAATCAAGCAAATATTGTTTTATAATCTTTTGCGTGCGTATTTCGTGACCTGCCAACTCTGGGTTTTCATGAAAATCTCTCCTGATTTCCACCAGCTTTTTAAAAATGTGATCGGTTTCGAGTTGAATAACTTCGTGAGTTAAGTTCTTTTTCGGTGTTACATTTTTACTTTTTAGTTCCTGTGCAGAGGAGACAGAAATTGAAATGATAAAACACGTTAATGTGAGTACAAGTCTTTTCATAATTTATAGCTGGCTGATTTTAAACCCTGGTTATTAGAATAGTTAACGGGTGAGTTGTTACCAGAGAATCCAGATTAATTTCCGGGAGGCAATCAGCATGAAAAATGTGATGTAGGTCACGCAGTGGCCTGAAATTTTCTATCGTACTTTACACTGTGATTAAAAACACCTGGTGGATAGAAAAAGATAAGTTTATGAAAGCAACAATTAACAGCATAAATATGCCCGTACTTGGGTTTGGCACCTTGATTAACGATCCGGCATTGGCAATAAGTGCAACCAGAGATGCGTTGGAAGCGGGATTCCGGCATTTTGATGCAGCAGAAAGATATCGGAACGAAAGTGAAGTAGGCGAGGCACTTGAAGCAGGTCTTGCAGCTGAAGGGCTCAGACGTGAAGACATCTTTGTGACGACAAAATTGTGGAATACCAATCATAGGCCAGAGCGGGTCAAACCTGCGTTCGAAGCGAGCTTGAAGAGACTCAGGCTCGAATACCTGGATTTGTATCTGATTCATACTCCGTTTGCATTTCAACCTGGAAACGAGCAGGATCCCCGGGATGAAAACGGCAATGTCATTTATGACCGCGAGGTAACCTTGGCTGACACCTGGAGAGCGATGGAGAGTTTGGTGGACGAAGGGA
This portion of the Pedobacter lusitanus genome encodes:
- a CDS encoding putative signal transducing protein, with amino-acid sequence MDKIVVFKVFYNPIEANIVKSRLIDAGIQCFLSDEHTITLNPLYTQALGGVKLHLFQRDAAMAGSILEETIPAIEESGEGDGEYVCPNCGSHHVGYVQATKKRFSILTMFVSILFMVTRLM
- a CDS encoding ABC transporter permease, encoding METTKSYFLMDMGVMLGRSMRHILRSMDTIVTVTIMPVALMLLFVYVLGGAIQTGTDNYVNYLLPGIMLIAVANSVGYTSFRLFTDVQRGIFERFHSMPIARSAALWGHVMTSLVSNVISVIVIIIVALLMGFRSPAGVLSWLAVSGILALFTLALTWIAAIAGLSAKSVDGAIAIAYPIHFLPLISSAFVPTRSMPAGVRAFAENQPVTSIVETIRALLSNQPVGNEIWIALAWCTGIMFVACFFAMSIYKKRG
- a CDS encoding ABC transporter ATP-binding protein, whose amino-acid sequence is MLQNEIAILAQGLKKSYKNTPVLTEVNFQVKKGSIFALLGSNGAGKTTIVKILTTLLKQDSGNAIVNGFDVLTSPDNVRRSISLTGQFVAVDEILTGRENLIMIARLRHLSKPHQVTDDLLKRFGLTVAADRRVSTYSGGMRRRLDIAMSLVGKPQLIFLDEPTTGLDPEVRIEFWQIVRELADSGMTVFLTTQHLDEAEQLADQIAILHEGRIIANGTLAELKKLFPTAKVEYIEKQPTLEEIFLAIVGKKEEN
- a CDS encoding helix-turn-helix domain-containing protein; the encoded protein is MLNTKMIGNRIAEGRRKINISQAELAQRLFISSQAVGKWERGESMPDITTFNRLAEILGVDLNYFSENFQSETAEPVSVESPDKRSGELPSGPAISGKKLSWDMSNGNWVDADFSGLKNLHEKFSSSNIQRCLFIDSDLSGLLLKGNHVDSCNFSDSDISNSHIHNSHLDKNLFRNCSLEETEFSKSHIKSCDFSGTNFTAVEFKYSGFEKNTVTNSLWNRTSFIDTHIADTTFNGTLEDCYFEDCGFTRVIFQQSTLIHTFFKNRSLKGVQFIDCQADRLTFEFLKNGKADLTGITLLTS
- a CDS encoding M20 metallopeptidase family protein, with protein sequence MKRLVLTLTCFIISISVSSAQELKSKNVTPKKNLTHEVIQLETDHIFKKLVEIRRDFHENPELAGHEIRTQKIIKQYLLDLGLEVDTNIYGHGVLGILKGGQKGKKVAWRAEMDALPNDYPDKVAFKSKRKGVQHGCGHDIHMAIALGIAEVLAKNKNSLSGTVYFIFQPEEETFIGAKGMLNNGLLSKISPDEIYGLHVSALPAGQIMVKPNEMFAYQKRISIMLKNELSDEEAKVLTKKIHSFLSRASTGSKPWEIQKMVDPKIGLMNPGTIFRDYLIVDQNFTISSKNDQLLLEAYLYETDSSRLKDIIPKIKQVIAASGYKDQLLSVSFIQENPTVINDKQLTGIATETLEHIYKKGIVTTAYGQIPFFNDDFAYFQQKIPGVFFFLGGSNFNKGMVAMNHSPGFEVDEESIRTGVKCFSSLILERLSKN